From one Methanobrevibacter arboriphilus JCM 13429 = DSM 1125 genomic stretch:
- a CDS encoding phage portal protein family protein yields MGIKTTIKAAAGNINNALFKKQSKDTYTKEQGELDFLYDEDYNKKRSYKDYRKMLKDPQIKTGINILTFFLLSREMKIIAFSDTPEDKAAADFIKYALKSMKTNTRQLRKNLYSAIKYGFSANEIVYTTNQDKQIIIHGIYPIDRGTLEHEERFKFNKSTGDLEAIIQKEDEDKKITIPIDKVLMYSFDAEFNDPNGESILDALYDSHYVKKRFEKWLAIFIEKHASPTLIGKISEASQAWKDTLKKQLDEIRQGRTNMTIGEADDVVVLESQNKGEAFFKALERLDDTIFRSLFIGNLLLGQTSTGSYAQSQTQLTVTKLILDGIHEEVGIEFQGLFDKLIGFNFENANSPKCVFEKFEDKDLTALLEAIKPFSDDGTLDLNTQWFKEIIASTIKELSGITVDKNNITQSDMDDGQNNLDDIPGKKDEPLKDGLGSLAEL; encoded by the coding sequence ATGGGAATAAAAACTACTATTAAAGCAGCTGCAGGAAACATTAACAATGCTTTATTTAAAAAACAATCAAAAGACACATACACCAAGGAACAAGGCGAACTTGATTTTCTGTATGATGAAGATTATAATAAAAAAAGATCCTATAAAGATTATCGTAAGATGCTGAAAGACCCCCAAATTAAGACAGGAATTAATATATTAACTTTCTTTTTACTTTCTCGTGAGATGAAAATAATTGCTTTTTCAGATACTCCAGAAGATAAAGCAGCAGCTGATTTTATTAAATATGCCTTAAAAAGCATGAAAACTAACACAAGGCAACTAAGGAAAAATCTGTATTCTGCTATAAAATATGGTTTTAGTGCTAATGAAATAGTTTATACAACTAATCAAGATAAACAGATAATTATTCATGGAATTTATCCTATTGATCGAGGTACGCTGGAACATGAAGAAAGATTTAAATTTAACAAATCAACTGGTGATTTAGAAGCTATTATTCAAAAAGAAGATGAGGATAAGAAGATCACTATCCCTATTGATAAAGTTTTAATGTATAGTTTTGATGCCGAATTTAATGATCCCAACGGTGAATCAATACTAGATGCTTTATACGATAGCCATTATGTTAAAAAAAGGTTTGAAAAATGGTTAGCTATTTTCATTGAAAAACATGCCAGCCCTACATTGATTGGTAAAATTTCAGAAGCCAGTCAAGCATGGAAAGATACTCTTAAAAAACAATTAGACGAAATCCGGCAAGGCAGAACCAATATGACTATTGGTGAAGCTGATGATGTTGTTGTATTGGAATCTCAGAATAAAGGTGAAGCTTTCTTTAAAGCATTGGAAAGATTAGATGATACAATATTTAGAAGTTTATTCATAGGAAATCTTTTATTAGGTCAAACTAGTACTGGTTCTTATGCACAATCTCAGACACAATTAACTGTTACCAAGTTAATCTTAGATGGCATTCATGAAGAAGTAGGTATTGAATTTCAGGGATTATTTGATAAATTAATAGGGTTTAATTTTGAAAATGCTAACAGTCCTAAATGTGTTTTTGAGAAATTTGAAGATAAAGATTTAACTGCACTTTTAGAAGCTATAAAACCTTTCAGTGATGATGGAACACTTGATTTAAATACTCAATGGTTTAAAGAAATAATAGCTAGTACTATTAAAGAGTTATCTGGAATTACTGTTGATAAAAATAATATCACTCAATCAGATATGGATGATGGTCAAAATAACTTAGATGATATTCCTGGTAAAAAAGATGAACCTTTAAAAGATGGTCTTGGAAGTTTAGCTGAATTATAA
- a CDS encoding phage protease yields the protein MKGSKIWGVGKHHLFVGGKPTWVYVSEDALKKDYNILKAKLPIPIGIDHLDKKILQENKILQKLDLLNVGVIEDVELKDTGIHILEAKITNPIIKELYDEKKLPDFSMVGNVSLSKCKTGKVDYIEDHNVINRVDFVEKGACTTCNVEYGHNLLEAKSIIGDIMVEEGNNGNNNTDGQEGENQDPSLADVAKSITNFKKEVTDKLDNMDERITAIEGGDGEAGNAGGESSGDSEEGSEGETKDPKLEALEAKVASMEAKAAEKEATSLVNGYIEEGKILPKDVKDHVELALSEPEGYQKIMAKAPVVVEIDKRHSSAEAGNPDNDESEEYTDKDFAEDYEAAYGEKPE from the coding sequence ATGAAAGGTAGTAAAATATGGGGTGTTGGAAAACATCACCTCTTTGTCGGTGGAAAGCCCACATGGGTCTATGTCTCAGAGGACGCATTAAAAAAAGATTATAATATCCTTAAAGCTAAATTGCCTATTCCGATAGGCATAGACCATTTAGATAAAAAGATACTCCAAGAAAACAAAATCCTCCAGAAATTAGATTTGTTAAATGTAGGAGTAATTGAAGATGTTGAATTAAAAGACACAGGGATTCATATCTTAGAAGCTAAGATAACTAACCCAATAATAAAAGAACTGTATGATGAAAAAAAGCTACCAGATTTTAGTATGGTAGGAAATGTAAGTTTAAGCAAATGTAAAACAGGAAAAGTCGATTATATTGAAGACCATAATGTTATTAATCGTGTTGATTTTGTTGAAAAAGGAGCTTGTACAACTTGCAATGTTGAATATGGTCATAACTTGTTAGAAGCTAAATCTATAATAGGTGATATAATGGTAGAAGAAGGAAATAATGGAAATAATAATACTGATGGCCAAGAAGGGGAAAATCAAGACCCAAGCTTAGCCGATGTTGCTAAATCAATAACTAATTTTAAGAAAGAAGTTACTGATAAATTAGATAATATGGACGAGAGAATAACAGCTATTGAAGGAGGGGATGGTGAAGCAGGTAATGCTGGTGGTGAAAGTTCTGGAGATTCTGAAGAAGGTTCTGAAGGAGAAACAAAAGACCCAAAACTTGAAGCATTAGAAGCAAAAGTTGCAAGTATGGAAGCCAAAGCGGCTGAAAAAGAAGCAACTAGCTTAGTAAATGGCTATATTGAAGAAGGCAAAATACTCCCAAAAGATGTGAAAGATCATGTAGAATTAGCATTATCAGAACCAGAAGGATATCAAAAGATAATGGCAAAAGCACCAGTTGTTGTTGAAATAGACAAAAGACACTCCTCAGCAGAAGCAGGAAATCCTGATAATGATGAATCTGAAGAGTATACTGATAAAGATTTTGCTGAAGATTATGAAGCAGCTTATGGTGAAAAACCAGAATAA
- a CDS encoding terminase large subunit domain-containing protein, whose translation MLLRKRLKNLQTRRMKKSKTFELKPFGKLSRGYLHHSTYFINIQHGAIRSSKTISSIVRWLKFIKTHHYDNFLMTGNTQTSLYRNVLKPMMAILDGLGISYDFRENKYIEIEGNICWLMGFNHEGMAGRIPGVTLGGWYADEVNTYPKTLVDLALDRLSEENSQAFWTLNPDNPYHYIYSEYIENEEKKSNEMVKVWNYTIWDNPNLSEQYIERTIARYPKGTLNYKRKILGLAAVAEGVIYSKFTEGLNTFDHTCPEYEDIKYDKYVLSTDYGPASVSVVGLFGIIKKLDGNEYHLLAEFYYDVNDPKNNGVQLSDKELVDGAIKLLTYHGKILKLAKWYTPHDAASLRAEIKKHKYRGKPIPQKPYTPDVLNDIQEIHTLFANSRFKISKECVNSIAQAQTYAWDEKARNQGEEKPLKTKNNDHCPDMWRAAILGTRSIVDNPFTESEDTYESYQME comes from the coding sequence ATGCTCTTGCGAAAGCGTTTGAAGAACCTCCAGACTCGGAGAATGAAAAAGAGTAAAACCTTTGAACTTAAACCCTTTGGAAAATTAAGTAGAGGTTACTTACACCATTCAACTTATTTTATAAATATTCAGCACGGAGCTATAAGATCATCTAAAACTATTTCTAGTATTGTCAGATGGTTGAAGTTTATTAAAACTCACCATTATGATAATTTTCTAATGACTGGGAATACTCAGACTAGTCTGTATCGTAATGTCTTAAAGCCAATGATGGCTATTTTAGATGGCTTAGGTATAAGTTATGATTTTAGAGAAAATAAGTATATAGAGATTGAAGGAAATATTTGTTGGCTCATGGGTTTTAACCATGAAGGTATGGCTGGGCGTATTCCTGGTGTTACTCTTGGTGGTTGGTATGCTGATGAAGTCAATACATACCCTAAGACTCTTGTTGATTTAGCTCTTGATAGATTAAGTGAAGAAAATTCTCAGGCATTTTGGACTCTTAATCCTGATAATCCTTATCATTATATTTATTCTGAATATATTGAAAATGAAGAGAAAAAATCCAATGAAATGGTTAAAGTTTGGAATTATACTATTTGGGATAATCCGAATTTATCTGAACAATATATTGAAAGAACAATAGCTAGATATCCCAAAGGTACTCTTAATTATAAAAGAAAAATTTTGGGCCTTGCAGCTGTAGCTGAAGGAGTTATTTATTCAAAATTCACTGAAGGTCTAAATACTTTTGATCATACTTGTCCAGAATATGAAGATATTAAATATGATAAATATGTTTTGTCCACTGATTATGGTCCTGCCAGTGTTTCAGTTGTTGGATTGTTTGGAATAATCAAGAAACTTGATGGTAATGAATATCATTTATTAGCTGAATTTTATTATGATGTTAATGATCCTAAAAATAATGGAGTGCAGCTATCTGATAAAGAACTTGTTGATGGAGCAATCAAATTACTAACCTATCATGGTAAAATATTAAAATTAGCTAAATGGTATACTCCTCACGATGCAGCTAGTTTAAGAGCTGAAATTAAGAAACATAAATATCGTGGAAAACCAATTCCACAAAAACCATATACTCCTGATGTTCTTAATGATATTCAAGAAATTCATACTCTATTTGCTAATTCAAGATTTAAAATAAGTAAAGAATGTGTTAATAGTATAGCTCAAGCTCAGACTTATGCATGGGATGAAAAAGCCAGAAATCAAGGTGAAGAAAAACCATTGAAAACTAAGAATAATGATCATTGTCCTGATATGTGGAGAGCAGCCATACTTGGAACTAGAAGCATTGTAGATAATCCATTTACAGAATCAGAAGATACTTACGAATCATACCAAATGGAGTAA
- a CDS encoding transglutaminase domain-containing protein: protein MNIKLYINGTSIPFNSLVHHDRIYSANTLEFKTMKRMGLMHDVRLVGDVPEFGGELTKRKETVEAYNYESMDYTRLLHGKIKKTYNKKTGDYIIKTILKARKMRTGNIIKTKKKHGKIVFKDVKAIDAIQQIVNLQYNDTSDYGTTSSNSNDIVTPPQAVNGTCNKCGWTPKKKVSFVNKCPFCAKKGELGRLKWSPKGANKQEWTCKKCSADFCAKCGKEKINGSKVYLTKADNQTSSTSSKKKSTSKTRMEFSVSPDGIGRLKKVPKESKGYVFYPGSYSDYDLTYDATDIVTIVKVYGENDKGLYSYHNKKMIAKYGYISELLFDSTIKTKARAKAKAKKLFKEKGKVEFAGTIKTAILPKMKAGMKVAFKSPYGGADTYYSQEVTTTVDSDTAEMKIQLLDGKPAKPSEWTYSKPTSNSSSTSTKGVSKVVSAKAKELKTPKACRKWIDANIDYELYYNYKYTPEQVMKRKLGNCMDQARLFCHMVKVQGYTCKVVCGKYCNGIKHCNAELKMNGRTIVVDTACSKLNRL from the coding sequence ATGAATATTAAACTTTATATTAATGGCACTTCAATCCCATTTAATAGTCTAGTTCATCATGATAGGATTTATTCTGCAAACACTCTTGAATTCAAAACCATGAAAAGAATGGGATTAATGCACGATGTTAGGCTCGTTGGCGATGTTCCAGAATTTGGAGGGGAATTAACAAAAAGAAAAGAAACAGTTGAAGCTTACAATTATGAATCAATGGATTATACTCGCTTATTACATGGAAAAATTAAGAAAACCTATAATAAAAAAACTGGTGACTATATAATTAAAACTATTTTAAAAGCCCGTAAAATGAGAACGGGAAATATTATTAAAACTAAAAAAAAGCACGGTAAGATTGTTTTTAAAGATGTTAAAGCTATTGACGCCATACAACAAATTGTTAATTTACAATATAATGATACAAGCGATTATGGTACAACCTCATCTAACAGTAATGATATTGTAACTCCTCCTCAAGCTGTCAATGGTACCTGTAATAAATGTGGTTGGACTCCTAAAAAGAAAGTTTCATTTGTTAATAAATGCCCTTTTTGTGCTAAAAAAGGGGAGCTCGGTAGGTTAAAGTGGTCGCCTAAAGGAGCTAATAAACAAGAATGGACTTGTAAAAAATGTAGTGCTGACTTTTGTGCTAAATGTGGCAAAGAAAAAATAAATGGTTCTAAAGTCTATTTAACCAAAGCAGATAATCAAACTAGTTCTACTAGTTCTAAAAAGAAAAGCACTAGTAAAACCCGGATGGAATTTAGTGTCAGTCCTGATGGCATTGGAAGATTAAAAAAAGTACCTAAAGAATCTAAAGGTTATGTTTTCTATCCAGGATCTTATAGTGATTATGATCTTACTTACGATGCAACTGACATTGTTACTATTGTAAAAGTCTATGGTGAAAATGATAAAGGTCTTTATTCTTATCATAATAAGAAAATGATAGCTAAATATGGATATATTAGTGAATTATTATTTGATAGTACTATTAAGACAAAAGCAAGGGCTAAAGCTAAAGCTAAAAAATTGTTTAAAGAAAAGGGGAAAGTAGAATTTGCAGGAACTATTAAAACAGCTATTCTTCCTAAGATGAAAGCAGGAATGAAAGTAGCTTTTAAAAGTCCTTATGGTGGTGCCGATACTTATTATTCTCAAGAAGTTACTACTACTGTTGATAGTGATACTGCTGAGATGAAAATTCAATTATTGGACGGTAAGCCTGCAAAACCTAGTGAGTGGACTTATTCTAAGCCTACTAGTAATTCTAGTTCTACTTCTACAAAAGGTGTTTCTAAAGTAGTTTCTGCTAAAGCTAAAGAATTAAAAACTCCTAAAGCTTGTCGTAAGTGGATAGATGCTAATATTGACTATGAACTTTATTATAATTATAAATATACTCCTGAACAGGTTATGAAGCGTAAATTAGGTAATTGTATGGATCAAGCAAGGTTATTCTGTCATATGGTGAAAGTTCAAGGTTATACTTGTAAAGTTGTCTGTGGGAAATATTGTAATGGAATAAAACATTGTAATGCTGAGTTAAAAATGAATGGCCGTACTATTGTAGTTGATACTGCTTGTAGTAAATTGAACAGGTTGTGA
- a CDS encoding baseplate J/gp47 family protein, translating to MILMADEFETITNQVISKEDIRDTKINAFKDRYEEGKCPINDFEEGRVARTIVDSDTDDSFEIRYLIDHFARMDFPQFAEGGFLDKCGERVKCPRKPPMNSKGQLKFFFRDGESKNYDILIPMATMISTDDDEGFEVETIIDVILPAGQSEILVLAESIEDGSEYNISAGKLTILNTEIDDLEVINPEAFTGGEDAEDDEPYRERILNSGEGLLEGSEPWFRAMAESYPRVHDAAIFVKEEGHYNIEIIINSLEKPTPDSLIDDLMNFFYQDSMKKVRLNPFVKKAETITVNISCVLDIDSNFDPTSVINNVKNDIIAHVYGGTTSKGVKLKGKYIEEELLRVQLYSLISNVDGIINYDLNLPAEDVSVSADEVIVLGNLEVIERN from the coding sequence ATGATTTTAATGGCTGATGAATTTGAAACAATTACAAATCAAGTGATTAGTAAAGAAGATATCAGAGATACAAAAATAAATGCTTTTAAAGATAGGTATGAGGAAGGTAAATGCCCTATAAATGACTTTGAAGAGGGCCGGGTTGCAAGAACAATAGTTGATAGTGATACTGATGATAGTTTTGAAATTAGATATCTTATAGATCATTTTGCAAGAATGGATTTTCCACAATTTGCTGAAGGCGGATTTCTCGATAAATGTGGTGAAAGAGTAAAATGTCCTCGTAAACCACCTATGAATAGTAAAGGTCAGTTAAAATTCTTTTTTCGAGATGGTGAAAGTAAAAATTATGATATTCTTATTCCAATGGCTACTATGATTAGTACTGATGATGATGAAGGTTTTGAAGTAGAAACTATAATAGATGTTATACTACCAGCAGGACAATCTGAAATATTAGTTCTTGCAGAAAGTATTGAAGATGGAAGCGAATATAATATATCTGCTGGGAAATTAACAATACTAAATACTGAGATAGATGATTTAGAAGTTATTAACCCTGAAGCTTTTACTGGTGGTGAAGATGCTGAAGACGATGAACCTTATCGTGAAAGAATATTAAATTCAGGCGAAGGTTTACTTGAAGGCAGTGAACCTTGGTTTAGGGCCATGGCTGAAAGTTATCCAAGAGTCCATGATGCAGCTATTTTTGTTAAAGAGGAAGGCCATTATAATATTGAAATTATTATCAATAGTCTTGAAAAACCAACACCAGACAGTTTAATCGATGATCTAATGAATTTCTTCTATCAAGACAGTATGAAGAAAGTAAGACTTAATCCATTTGTTAAAAAAGCTGAAACAATAACTGTAAATATTTCTTGTGTTTTAGATATTGATTCTAATTTTGACCCTACTAGTGTTATTAATAATGTTAAAAATGATATAATTGCTCATGTTTATGGGGGAACAACAAGCAAAGGAGTTAAACTAAAAGGAAAATATATTGAAGAAGAGTTATTACGTGTTCAGCTCTATTCACTTATAAGTAATGTTGATGGAATTATAAATTACGATCTAAATTTACCTGCTGAAGACGTTAGTGTATCTGCTGATGAAGTAATTGTTTTAGGAAATTTAGAAGTCATAGAAAGAAATTAA
- a CDS encoding helix-hairpin-helix domain-containing protein translates to MKELELLDNVGEATALKLKDAGYDTFDKIANAKNEELSSKIKVNEEIAIKIIESAKKKLKENDNEDDGDQKDLIILENFKIKKGIPNHIYNGFKVHLKAKDDSKFEYKELESKYKEFLNKEI, encoded by the coding sequence ATGAAGGAACTTGAATTATTAGATAATGTGGGTGAAGCCACCGCATTAAAATTAAAAGATGCAGGTTATGATACTTTTGATAAAATAGCTAATGCTAAAAATGAAGAATTATCTTCAAAGATAAAAGTCAATGAGGAAATAGCTATTAAGATTATTGAATCTGCTAAAAAGAAATTAAAAGAAAACGATAATGAGGATGATGGAGATCAAAAAGACTTAATTATTCTTGAAAATTTTAAAATAAAAAAAGGGATACCTAACCATATTTACAATGGCTTTAAGGTACACTTGAAAGCAAAAGATGATTCTAAATTTGAATATAAAGAATTAGAATCAAAATATAAAGAATTCTTAAATAAAGAAATTTGA
- a CDS encoding minor capsid protein, which produces MSNSNARRQANINAKKFDQLMKDIQRDVTRRSKNSKNLDIWLNKLGAYVNTNPFAPGGFKHTEIIGILENIMSNAKFKGLARGGTAELVKGVISENTMHYVTRMGDDMKNNLRKIAVDAYNQNMNPHQIAKKLQDEVQGLSKTRAKAIARTETMRANNLSNYVNAKLNMGAKSYKVISASDCCERCDRIYKNGKVWFDIDDLEYFPPLHPNCRCVVVFSTRTAAENNIGLNIEYENEIKSFQNNTSKLNHEVVTIFDNNGKKLLDMHKGSENRVSIPKNISDIGKSKGFGLSMHNHPSQVSIPSQGDIRNFIITKSQYGVVTGKNNYSITIIKNYSLANKRIDGILARYRIGMNNVKDEFVKNNSNIIKNIKKQYPNDPIKQNKELSHEFKNYAQKNHDKIVKQLNNELNRYDIDILLM; this is translated from the coding sequence TTGTCAAATAGTAATGCTAGAAGACAAGCTAACATTAATGCTAAAAAGTTTGATCAATTAATGAAGGACATTCAAAGAGATGTTACTAGAAGAAGTAAAAACTCTAAAAATTTAGATATTTGGTTGAACAAATTAGGAGCTTATGTTAATACAAATCCTTTTGCTCCTGGAGGTTTTAAACATACTGAAATTATAGGAATATTAGAAAATATAATGAGTAATGCTAAATTTAAAGGATTAGCTCGTGGAGGTACAGCTGAACTCGTTAAAGGAGTTATTAGTGAAAATACGATGCATTATGTTACTCGTATGGGAGATGATATGAAAAATAATCTCCGAAAAATAGCTGTTGATGCTTATAATCAAAATATGAATCCTCACCAGATAGCTAAAAAATTACAAGATGAAGTTCAAGGATTATCTAAAACTCGTGCTAAAGCTATAGCTCGAACAGAGACTATGAGGGCTAATAATCTTAGTAATTATGTTAATGCTAAATTGAATATGGGTGCTAAATCTTATAAAGTTATTAGTGCTAGTGATTGCTGTGAAAGATGTGACCGTATTTATAAGAATGGTAAAGTATGGTTTGATATAGATGATTTAGAATATTTTCCTCCGTTACATCCTAACTGTAGGTGTGTTGTTGTGTTTAGTACTCGAACAGCAGCTGAAAATAACATAGGATTAAATATTGAATATGAGAACGAAATTAAATCTTTTCAAAATAACACTTCTAAATTAAATCATGAAGTAGTAACAATTTTTGATAATAATGGTAAAAAATTATTGGATATGCATAAAGGAAGTGAAAATAGAGTATCAATTCCAAAAAATATATCTGATATTGGTAAAAGCAAAGGTTTTGGATTAAGTATGCATAATCACCCTTCACAAGTTTCAATACCATCACAAGGAGACATTAGAAATTTCATAATTACTAAATCACAATATGGAGTAGTAACTGGCAAAAATAATTATTCTATAACTATAATTAAAAATTATTCTTTAGCAAATAAAAGAATAGATGGTATATTAGCACGTTATAGAATTGGTATGAATAATGTCAAAGATGAATTTGTTAAAAACAATTCAAATATCATAAAAAATATTAAAAAACAATATCCTAATGACCCTATTAAACAAAATAAAGAATTGAGTCATGAATTTAAAAATTATGCTCAAAAGAATCATGATAAAATAGTTAAACAATTAAATAATGAATTAAATAGATATGATATAGATATATTATTAATGTGA
- a CDS encoding phage tail sheath subtilisin-like domain-containing protein, which produces MIESRKMDITAEHKREEISSIPGMAGTVAIIGNFERADPFTIIVAKSLPEAHIKLGDSSLYSGSRGLKYIFKPDLINNISGSSKILAIQPGTRTKATLTINFQGQELILESVSGGEWGNDIKTSLTEGTSRDYQFIFDLKGEKKRFDNKTPQEIADKINSTNPYLNATLKPKAGAVYAEVLNQSLTGGTESASLTINDYTEALEFIVKEDIDVLILSDVVDDSFKPIISEFLEDKKAKNNRSISLDSITPSDTNDSKIGTVETARSTDSFYINQNIQVSDEELSQSDSIARIAGIIAGTKVNQSLSKQTITDIQKVDPVLTDKEVDELTDKGIICLELINRENNEYGIYSAVSSCIETDSNGKKVPESEFHAVRSQIYIEKHFNGLLKEAQGSTGKALSLLGVNSILNQGVKDILDEKLCISLEAEAEEDPENSDGFRIKYKGVLNGIVNKIHNVYSWTME; this is translated from the coding sequence ATGATAGAATCAAGAAAAATGGATATTACCGCTGAACATAAGCGGGAAGAAATATCAAGTATTCCTGGAATGGCCGGGACAGTTGCTATTATTGGTAATTTTGAAAGAGCTGATCCTTTCACCATAATTGTTGCTAAAAGTCTTCCAGAAGCACATATCAAATTAGGAGATAGTTCTCTTTATTCTGGATCTAGAGGTTTGAAGTATATTTTCAAACCTGATTTAATTAATAATATTTCTGGTTCAAGTAAAATTCTTGCTATACAACCAGGAACAAGAACAAAAGCTACATTAACAATTAATTTCCAAGGACAAGAATTAATCTTAGAAAGTGTTTCTGGTGGAGAATGGGGAAATGATATTAAAACCTCATTAACCGAAGGAACTAGTAGAGATTATCAGTTTATTTTTGACTTGAAAGGGGAAAAGAAAAGATTTGATAATAAAACTCCTCAAGAAATTGCAGATAAAATCAACAGTACTAATCCTTATTTAAATGCTACATTGAAACCTAAAGCTGGTGCAGTATATGCAGAAGTTTTAAATCAAAGTTTAACTGGGGGGACAGAATCAGCTAGTTTAACTATTAATGATTATACTGAAGCATTAGAATTCATTGTTAAAGAAGATATTGATGTTTTAATATTAAGTGATGTAGTTGATGATAGTTTTAAACCAATAATTAGTGAATTTTTGGAAGATAAAAAAGCTAAAAACAACAGATCAATAAGTTTAGATTCAATAACTCCATCAGATACTAATGATTCTAAAATAGGTACTGTTGAAACTGCAAGATCCACTGATAGTTTTTATATCAACCAAAATATTCAAGTCAGTGATGAAGAATTAAGTCAATCTGATTCAATAGCTCGTATTGCAGGGATTATTGCAGGAACTAAAGTTAACCAATCATTATCTAAACAAACCATCACCGATATTCAAAAAGTTGATCCAGTTTTAACTGATAAAGAAGTTGATGAATTAACAGACAAAGGAATAATCTGTTTAGAATTAATCAATAGAGAAAACAATGAATATGGTATTTATTCAGCTGTATCTTCATGTATTGAAACTGATAGTAATGGTAAAAAAGTACCTGAATCAGAATTCCATGCGGTTCGATCTCAAATTTACATAGAAAAACATTTTAACGGATTACTTAAAGAAGCTCAAGGAAGTACAGGCAAAGCATTATCTTTGTTAGGTGTAAATTCAATATTAAATCAAGGAGTGAAAGATATTCTGGATGAAAAGCTATGTATATCTTTAGAGGCTGAAGCTGAAGAAGATCCTGAAAATAGTGATGGATTTAGAATAAAATATAAAGGAGTTCTTAATGGAATTGTTAATAAAATCCATAATGTATACTCATGGACTATGGAGTGA
- a CDS encoding peptidoglycan-binding domain-containing protein — translation MATYLTINGINLKVIPDIDTDYQMRMAELDYIGQNGSYTVGLGNKGRLLDFDVHVRPKDVQTIIKLKDNNKVVKVVSKSKAAYNGKYRIKKFTSKEKLKHFIFTIQLQEHTAFNKTTKTFTNWKVTKKSTKKSKASTTTGLYKALLKCPTLKYGSSNTKCVKVLQKLLRLNGYYITYKGAKLKVDGDFKKYTRWAVKLFQKKHKLKQDGIVGPKTKAKFKSKAGATTSKNLEILYNNYQDPNKVIIL, via the coding sequence TTGGCTACTTATCTTACAATCAATGGAATTAATCTAAAAGTTATCCCAGATATTGATACTGATTATCAAATGAGAATGGCAGAACTTGATTACATTGGGCAAAATGGTTCATATACGGTAGGATTGGGTAATAAAGGACGTTTACTTGATTTTGATGTGCATGTCCGACCAAAGGATGTTCAAACTATTATTAAACTTAAAGACAATAATAAAGTTGTTAAGGTTGTTAGTAAATCTAAAGCAGCTTATAATGGTAAATATCGGATTAAAAAGTTCACAAGTAAAGAAAAGTTAAAACACTTTATTTTCACTATCCAATTACAAGAACATACTGCTTTTAATAAAACTACTAAAACTTTCACTAATTGGAAAGTAACTAAAAAATCAACTAAAAAGTCTAAAGCTTCTACAACAACTGGATTATACAAAGCATTGTTAAAATGCCCTACCCTAAAATATGGAAGTTCTAATACTAAATGTGTTAAAGTTTTACAGAAGTTATTGCGTTTAAATGGTTATTATATTACTTATAAAGGAGCTAAACTTAAAGTAGATGGTGACTTCAAAAAATATACTCGTTGGGCAGTTAAATTGTTTCAAAAGAAACATAAACTTAAACAAGATGGTATAGTAGGGCCGAAAACTAAGGCTAAATTCAAAAGCAAGGCAGGAGCTACTACTTCTAAAAATCTTGAAATCCTTTATAATAATTATCAAGATCCAAACAAGGTGATTATTTTATGA